A region of the Pseudarthrobacter phenanthrenivorans Sphe3 genome:
CCAGTTCACCCGGACCACGTTCTCAGGCCTGGTCACGTACGCCTGCAGGAGGCGCAGAATGTCCTTGGATTCGGTGTTGGACAGGCCAACAATCCGGAGCCGCTGGGCGAACCCGCCGATGAAAAGCCCGCGCTCACCGGTCAGTGGATGGATACGGACAACGGGATGCGCCGATTCGAAGTGGATGCGCGTGAATTCCTTGCGCCGCTCGTCGGCGTTGGCATGTTCCAGGTTCTTCGGGACGGAGTAGTCGTAGTCGTTGGTGTGGATTGCCCAAAGGGTGTCGGCGAAGTTCCGCAGTTCCGCGGGCAGGTCCTGGTAGGCACCGGCCGAGGACGCGATCAGGGTTTCGCCGCCGTAAGCCGGCAGGGTGATGCTGCGCAGGGTGGACGCCTGCGGTGGGTTGACGACGAATGTGACATCCGTGTGCCAGTTGTTGGCACTCCCGTTTTCGCTGTCCACCGGGAGGACCGCCGGTTTGCCGTCCACCGAGGCCACCGTGGGGTGGGCCTTGGTGAGTGGCCCGAAGTGGCTGGCGAACCGCACCTGCTCCTCATCGGTCCGCACGTTGACTTCCCTGAAGACAAGCGCTTTGTGGGTGTTCAGTGCTGCACGGATCTGCGCCACGGTCTCGGGTGACAGGTCCTGGCTGAGGTCCAGGCCGCGGATTTCGGCGCCGATGCGGGCGCTCAGCTTGGTGAACTGGAGTTTGCTTTTGGTGATGACGGTCATTGGATCTTCCTTTGCAGTTCAGGGCAGTTCAGTGGGTTGATTTCAGGATGTGGAGCCGACGGCGGTGCGCCAGCGGGAGAAGTGCCGTTCCAGTGCCACGAGCAGAGCGTTGACGGCGAGGCCCAGCACGGAGACAGTCAGGATGCCGGCGTACATGTCCGGTATCAGAAAGCTCATTTGCGAATTGACAATCAGGTAGCCCAGCCCGGCCTTCGCACCCACCATCTCGGCGGCGATCAGGACCAGGATGGACGATGTCCCTGCCATCCTGATCCCGGTGAAAATCGTGGGGACCGCAGACGGCAGGATCACCTTCTGGAAGAGCCGGAAACTATTCAGCCCCAAGGACTTGGCGGCACGGATGAGCAGCGGGTCCACGGTCCGGACGCCGGCGATGGTGTTCAGCAGGACAGGGAAGAACGCGGCGTAGGCCACGATGGTGATCTTGGATTCCTCGCCGATGCCCAGCAGCAGGGTGAATACCGGCAGCAGTGCGAGGGTGGCCGTGTTCCGGAATAGCTCCAGGAGCGGGTTCAGGAATGAATTGAGCCAGCCGTACCAGGCGATCAGGAGCCCCAGGGCCACGGCGGTGACCACTGCAATCCCGAAACCGGACACCGAGCGGGTGAGGCTTGCCTGCAGATGGCTCTGCAGCTGCCCGGCCTCCACGAGCCTGGCCCCGGCGGCGAGGACTTCGTGCAGCGGCGGCAGGAACACTCGGGTGGAGGCACTGGCCAGGTACAGCGGCCCCACTTCCCAGAGTGTCAGGAACAGCACCACAGCCAAAGATTTCCAGCCGGCGCGGGCAGCCTGGTGTGCCACATAGGAGAGCCTGCCCGCCTTCCGGCGCTCCGCTGGGGGAATGGCTGGTGAGGGTTCGACGGCGGCAGGCGCCTCCGGTGGGCGGGTCAAGACTGTACTCATCAGGCTGCGCTCCTTTCGAGGGGCTGTTCATCGGGGGCGGTGCCGTCCGGCAGGATCTTCCGGTGGCCGGAGTCCCGGGCGAGGCGGACTTCGTCATGCAGCAGGGACCACACCTGGTGGCGGTGTTCCACGAAGGCGGGGTGCGAGCGGATGTCCGCGTCCCCTTCGCGGTCGGGGATGCTGATGTCCACGATTTCCTTGAGTTTTCCCGGCCGGGCGCTCAGCACCGCCACCCGCTGGCCGAGGTACACCGCCTCGTCGATCCCGTGGGTAATGAAGACGATGGTCTTGCCGGTCGCCTTCCAGATCCGCAGGAGCTCGTCCTGGAGCTGTTCGCGGGTCTGGGCGTCAAGGGCGGCGAAGGGCTCGTCCATCAGCAGCACGTCCGGCTCATAGGCCAGGCTTCTTGCGATGGCCACGCGCTGCTTCATACCGCCGGATAGCTCGTGCGGATACCGGTCCCCGAACCCCGCAAGGCCCACCAGGTCCAGGAACTCGCTGGCCTTCCCCGCCCTTTCCTTTTTAGACAGGCCGGTGTTCTCGAGGCCTATTGAAACGTTGGCCGACGCCGTCCGCCAGGGAAACAGTGCATACTGCTGGAAGACGACAGCCCGGTCCTGGCCCGGTCCGGTCACTTCCTTCCCGTCCACCAGGACCTCCCCCGATGTGGGGCGGGAAAGCCCGGCCAGCAGGTCCAGGAGCGTGGTCTTGCCGGAACCGCTGGGACCCACGAGGGTGAGGAACTCCCCGGCCGCCACGTCCAGGCTGAGGCTGTCGATGGCGGTGAGGACCGAGGGCCCGCCCTGGCGATGGCCGCCGGTGCCCTTGCCTTGCCGGATACTGAATTCCTTGGTGATGTTGCGAAGGCTGATTTTGGGGGTCATCGTCTATCCTTTCGGGGTTGCGGCCTGCACTGGAGCTTCCAGCAGGTTGAACTCGTTCGTGTAGAGCTTGGAGGTATCGAGGTCACCGCTGATGATCCCGGACGACTTCAGGTAGTCGGCCCAACGGGTGAAATCGGTGTCCTGGATCCGGCCGCCCGGCGAGGCAACGCCCACGCTCTTCCAGTACTTCAGCGCCTCGGCACTCTCGTTGCGGCCCCGCTTGGCAATGATTTCCTCGAACTTGGCGATCACCTGTTCCCGTGGGGTGCTCCGCTGCCATTCGATGGCTTTGGCCACGCCGGTGACCAGCGTCCGGCTAGTCTCCGGGTTCCTCGCCAGGAAGTCATTGCGAAGGACGTACTGCCCGGCGTCGAACGGTCCTCCGATGACGGCGACGTCGGTGAAGAGGGCACGCAGGCCTCCCTCGGCGAGCGCACGGTCCTGCAGCACTCCGCCCAGGGTTCCGACGTCGACCTGCTTCTTGCGCAGGGCCACTTCGGTTTCGTTCGGTGGAACCACCACCAGCTGCACCTGCTTGATTTCCTCGGCAGTAAGGCCGCTGTTCTTCAGGTGGGTGGTGATCACGGCTTCGTGGTGGGCGCCAAGGGTGTTCACGGCGATCTTCTTGCCGATCAGGTCCCTGGCGGTCCGGATGGGGCTGCCTTCCTCCACGTAGTACCCCGTGAAGGTTTCCTTGTCCTCGCCGTAGTAGTTGATGACGGCTTTGACGGGCGCACCGGCCTCGATCAGCTTGATCACGGCTCCGGTGAATGCTCCCCCCATGTCCGTCTGGTCGGTGGCCACGGACTGGATGCTCTGAGGTCCGCTGGTGGTGTTACTGACCCATTCGAGCTTGACGTCGCCCAGATAGCCGAGGTCTTCGGCCACTTCCACCAGGGCCACTGTGTTGGGCGAACCCTGGTACCGGACGGTTTTCACTTCGGATCTGCCCTCGCCCGCTGCCTTTTCTGCCGCTGCCGGACCGCCGCAACCGGACAGCGCCACCGTGACTGCCACGACTGCAGCCGCGGCAAATGCCGTGCCTGTGGTGCGGATGGCCCGTGCGGGCTGGAGTCGGTTTTTCATGGTTGTGGTCTTTCTGCAGTTCGGGTGTCGATCCGGACCTTGTGGCTCGTGGCAACCACTAGAACAGAGAAGAATCACCGGCAGAAGCGGTGGCTTAATTGCGCGAAACGGCCGGCAACACCGGGAAAAGGGGAGTAACAGGCGTCCTTGCGGCGTAGTGCGCGGACACTCCGCCGCACGTTGTGCCGTCCGGCGACACATGGCGCATCAGGACGTAACGCAATCGGGTTTTCGAGGTTCATGGGGGTTCATGCGGCGACGCGCAGGGCCACCGCGGCGCAATACACGCCTTTCTTCGAACAGTGGACGCCGCCGCCCTGCCCGCATGGGCGCCACCTCAAACGGCATGCGTTCTCAAAATGCCAGATAAATGGCGCAAATATTTCTGCCGAAGAACTTCGTTTGTTACCCGCGGCCCGCCATGGTTTGCTGCGAAACTGCAGCCGTGCGCCGCCGTCGTGCGTTTATGAAAAAATCAACCATGCGCCCCATGCAGCACTCCAGCAAGCTCCAGAACGTCCGCTACGAACTCCGTGGACCCATCCTCCAGGCCGCCAAGGCCATGGAGGCGGAGGGGCATCGGATCCTCAAGATGAATCTTGGGGACACCGCGCCCTTCGGCCTGGAAACGCCGGAGTCCGTGGTGGTGGACATGATTCACCACCTGCGCGGAGCACAGGGGTACAGCGACTCGAAGGGGATCTTCACCGCCCGGACCGCCATCTCGCAGTACTACCAGACGCGGGGCCTCATGCAGATCGGCGTGGAGGATATCTTCATCGGCAACGGCGTCAGCGAGCTCATTTCCATGTGCCTGCAGGCGTTCATGGAGGACGGCGACGAAATCCTGGTCCCCGCCCCGGACTATCCGCTCTGGAC
Encoded here:
- a CDS encoding TauD/TfdA dioxygenase family protein encodes the protein MTVITKSKLQFTKLSARIGAEIRGLDLSQDLSPETVAQIRAALNTHKALVFREVNVRTDEEQVRFASHFGPLTKAHPTVASVDGKPAVLPVDSENGSANNWHTDVTFVVNPPQASTLRSITLPAYGGETLIASSAGAYQDLPAELRNFADTLWAIHTNDYDYSVPKNLEHANADERRKEFTRIHFESAHPVVRIHPLTGERGLFIGGFAQRLRIVGLSNTESKDILRLLQAYVTRPENVVRVNWEPDQLVLFDNRITQHYAPDNYDGQPRQLNRVTIAGDVPRGVDGRSSTAIKGDSSAYSETVIVPEIPQAPAFAAAGANQ
- a CDS encoding ABC transporter permease — translated: MSTVLTRPPEAPAAVEPSPAIPPAERRKAGRLSYVAHQAARAGWKSLAVVLFLTLWEVGPLYLASASTRVFLPPLHEVLAAGARLVEAGQLQSHLQASLTRSVSGFGIAVVTAVALGLLIAWYGWLNSFLNPLLELFRNTATLALLPVFTLLLGIGEESKITIVAYAAFFPVLLNTIAGVRTVDPLLIRAAKSLGLNSFRLFQKVILPSAVPTIFTGIRMAGTSSILVLIAAEMVGAKAGLGYLIVNSQMSFLIPDMYAGILTVSVLGLAVNALLVALERHFSRWRTAVGSTS
- a CDS encoding ABC transporter ATP-binding protein, producing the protein MTPKISLRNITKEFSIRQGKGTGGHRQGGPSVLTAIDSLSLDVAAGEFLTLVGPSGSGKTTLLDLLAGLSRPTSGEVLVDGKEVTGPGQDRAVVFQQYALFPWRTASANVSIGLENTGLSKKERAGKASEFLDLVGLAGFGDRYPHELSGGMKQRVAIARSLAYEPDVLLMDEPFAALDAQTREQLQDELLRIWKATGKTIVFITHGIDEAVYLGQRVAVLSARPGKLKEIVDISIPDREGDADIRSHPAFVEHRHQVWSLLHDEVRLARDSGHRKILPDGTAPDEQPLERSAA
- a CDS encoding ABC transporter substrate-binding protein translates to MKNRLQPARAIRTTGTAFAAAAVVAVTVALSGCGGPAAAEKAAGEGRSEVKTVRYQGSPNTVALVEVAEDLGYLGDVKLEWVSNTTSGPQSIQSVATDQTDMGGAFTGAVIKLIEAGAPVKAVINYYGEDKETFTGYYVEEGSPIRTARDLIGKKIAVNTLGAHHEAVITTHLKNSGLTAEEIKQVQLVVVPPNETEVALRKKQVDVGTLGGVLQDRALAEGGLRALFTDVAVIGGPFDAGQYVLRNDFLARNPETSRTLVTGVAKAIEWQRSTPREQVIAKFEEIIAKRGRNESAEALKYWKSVGVASPGGRIQDTDFTRWADYLKSSGIISGDLDTSKLYTNEFNLLEAPVQAATPKG